From Cotesia glomerata isolate CgM1 linkage group LG2, MPM_Cglom_v2.3, whole genome shotgun sequence, a single genomic window includes:
- the LOC123259514 gene encoding furin-like protease 1, isoforms 1/1-X/2 isoform X3 yields the protein MCNIFNLNKWIVSVGLLLLVTVDNGTRAYSNQWIAEIYGGPAVAQQVASEHGFHYRHQLFDDVYHFDQKFVAKRSAEPHLEMHRRLEGDPRVQMVKQQRILSRRKRDFVVKRGPASSRAILNDDRWPQMWYLNRGKGLDMNVQGAWADGITGHGVVVTILDDGLEKDHPDIYSNYDPQASYDVNSFDDDPMPRYDYLNSNRHGTRCAGEVAATANNSFCAVGVAYGAGVGGVRMLDGEVTDAVEARSLSFNAQHIDIYSASWGPDDDGKTVDGPGELATRAFIEGITKGRSGKGSIFVWASGNGGREHDNCNCDGYTNSIWTLSISSATENGLVPWYSEACSSTLATAYSSGSLGEKQIVTIDLNHQCTSSHTGTSASAPIAAGICALALEANRDLTWRDMQHIVVRTAKPANLIAADWTINGVGRNVSHSFGYGLMDATAMVQLAKKWQTVPEQHKCEMLAPHKNRSIPSRSQLTLDFHVKECSGVNFLEHVQAKITLSASRRGDLEITLTSPQGTKSTLLAKRPHDNSKTGFQQWPFMSVHTWGERPHGTWTLEVHNEGRYVGRAILHEWSLIFYGTGTLPDPTEFALYSSITGSGINPKFPKKPVVKTSNYSRNGLNVVGLKAKNSKFVKQQLQQQLQQQLQQGQNGGLNQAYIQQNQTAKKSKVRGQHKNGKSTNKPTVRPTVQSLRGLTFSRIAPPSKPRVSGSNVTAGHSSNPSNSNGNTTPKSIVEPVVKLTTQQPKQQQVIDAVTSTSSLQRGLILMEPAAKAATNKVPVVFQQYPKIQQLYPLYPVYPGVRGVNQHATRAKGLDLLQDEQFDTRNLQLTDKASLTEWGLVFYGTETALKFDEDLDKDKPIAPIEVEDIPHNRAGSEDKKPVDTEGEGSSWRQQVDMISHPEVQKPTTENHTSKACKSFDSNGCLETRGLSSNRNII from the exons cTTTTCGACGATGTGTATCATTTCGACCAAAAATTTGTGGCGAAGCGATCAGCGGAGCCCCATTTGGAAATGCACAGGCGATTGGAGGGAGATCCGAGGGTGCAAATGGTCAAGCAGCAAAGAATATTGTCACGTAGAAAAAGGGATTTTGTGGTAAAACGCGGTCCAGCTAGCTCACGCGCCATCTTGAATGATGACAGATGGCCGCAAATGTGGTACTTG AATCGAGGCAAGGGACTTGACATGAACGTCCAGGGTGCTTGGGCCGATGGAATTACTGGGCATGGTGTCGTTGTCACTATTTTGGATGATGGACTGGAAAAAGATCATCCTGATATCTACAGTAATTAT GATCCACAAGCGAGTTATGATGTAAACAGCTTCGACGATGATCCTATGCCGCGATATGACTACCTCAACAGCAATCGTCACGGTACCAGATGTGCCGGAGAAGTTGCTGCAACAGCGAATAATTCTTTTTGTGCCGTTGGGGTTGCTTACGGCGCTGGAGTTGGGG gagtAAGAATGTTGGATGGTGAAGTGACGGATGCTGTTGAAGCCAGATCTTTAAGTTTCAACGCCCAACACATAGATATCTACAGCGCATCCTGGGGTCCGGACGATGACGGGAAAACAGTAGATGGCCCTGGAGAACTTGCTACCCGAGCTTTCATTGAAGGCATCACTAAG GGTCGCAGCGGTAAAGGCTCGATATTCGTGTGGGCGTCGGGTAATGGAGGTCGCGAACATGACAACTGCAATTGTGATGGTTATACAAATAGTATTTGGACACTGTCAATTAGTAGCGCAACTGAAAATGGTTTAGTGCCGTGGTACAGCGAGGCATGTTCATCAACTCTCGCTACTGCCTACAGTTCCGGTTCACTGGGAGAAAAACAAATCGTAACTATTGATTTAAATCATCAGTGCACAAGCAGTCATACCGGTACCTCAGCATCAGCCCCAATTGCCGCGGGAATTTGTGCATTAGCTCTCGAAGCCAACCGAGATCTTACGTGGCGCGATATGCAGCACATAGTCGTAAGAACCGCTAAGCCGGCTAATTTAATTGCCGCTGATTGGACCATTAACGGTGTTGGCAGAAATG TTAGCCACAGTTTCGGCTATGGCTTAATGGACGCAACCGCAATGGTTCAACTTGCCAAAAAGTGGCAGACCGTTCCGGAACAACATAAGTGTGAAATGTTAGCGCCACACAAAAATAG atCAATTCCATCGCGTAGTCAATTGACCCTAGATTTCCATGTAAAAGAATGCAGCGGTGTCAACTTTTTAGAGCACGTTCag GCAAAAATAACATTGTCAGCGTCAAGAAGAGGAGATCTCGAGATAACACTGACATCTCCGCAAGGAACTAAAAGCACTTTGCTCGCTAAGCGACCACACGATAATTCAAAAACAGGATTCCAACAATGGCCATTCATGTCGGTACATACATGGGGTGAACGTCCACACGGTACGTGGACTTTGGAGGTTCACAATGAGGGTCGATATGTTG GTCGTGCGATACTTCACGAATGGTCGTTGATATTCTACGGTACAGGAACACTGCCCGACCCAACGGAGTTCGCGCTCTACAGCAGCATAACCGGTAGCGGAATTAACCCGAAATTTCCTAAAAAGCCAGTCGTTAAAACGTCTAATTACTCACGCAACGGGCTCAATGTCGTCGGGCTTAAAGCCAAGAACAGCAAGTTTGTTAAGCAACAGCTCCAACAACAGTTGCAACAACAACTACAGCAGGGCCAGAATGGTGGATTAAATCAGGCGTACATCCAGCAGAATCAAACTGCTAAAAAAAGCAAAGTACGTGGGCAACATAAAAATGGTAAATCAACAAATAAACCGACAGTACGGCCCACTGTACAAAGCTTACGTGGATTAACATTTAGTCGCATTGCTCCTCCATCTAAGCCCCGTGTTAGCGGTAGCAATGTCACCGCCGGACACAGTTCCAACCCCAGCAATAGCAACGGCAACACTACACCCAAATCAATTGTAGAACCGGTTGTTAAACTGACAACCCAGCAGCCGAAACAGCAGCAAGTTATCGACGCTGTGACATCAACTTCCTCCCTCCAGAGAGGGTTAATTCTGATGGAACCCGCGGCCAAAGCCGCGACTAACAAAGTTCCAGTGGTGTTCCAGCAGTATCCCAAAATCCAGCAGCTGTACCCGCTCTACCCGGTCTATCCCGGCGTGAGGGGCGTTAATCAACATGCCACCCGCGCTAAAGGCCTCGATCTGCTCCAAGACGAGCAGTTTGACACCAGAAATCTCCAACTCACTGACAAGG cgAGCCTAACAGAATGGGGCCTGGTGTTCTACGGCACAGAAACAGCCTTAAAGTTCGACGAGGACCTGGACAAAGACAAGCCGATCGCGCCGATAGAAGTCGAAGATATACCGCACAACAGAGCTGGCTCGGAGGATAAGAAGCCGGTAGACACCGAGGGCGAGGGTAGTTCGTGGAGACAACAGGTGGATATGATATCGCATCCCGAGGTGCAGAAGCCTACGACTGAAAACCACACGAGCAAAGCGTGTAAGAGCTTTGACTCCAACGGGTGCCTAG aaaccAGAGGACTATCATCTAACAGGAATATTATCTAG
- the LOC123259514 gene encoding furin-like protease 1 isoform X1, with amino-acid sequence MCNIFNLNKWIVSVGLLLLVTVDNGTRAYSNQWIAEIYGGPAVAQQVASEHGFHYRHQLFDDVYHFDQKFVAKRSAEPHLEMHRRLEGDPRVQMVKQQRILSRRKRDFVVKRGPASSRAILNDDRWPQMWYLNRGKGLDMNVQGAWADGITGHGVVVTILDDGLEKDHPDIYSNYDPQASYDVNSFDDDPMPRYDYLNSNRHGTRCAGEVAATANNSFCAVGVAYGAGVGGVRMLDGEVTDAVEARSLSFNAQHIDIYSASWGPDDDGKTVDGPGELATRAFIEGITKGRSGKGSIFVWASGNGGREHDNCNCDGYTNSIWTLSISSATENGLVPWYSEACSSTLATAYSSGSLGEKQIVTIDLNHQCTSSHTGTSASAPIAAGICALALEANRDLTWRDMQHIVVRTAKPANLIAADWTINGVGRNVSHSFGYGLMDATAMVQLAKKWQTVPEQHKCEMLAPHKNRSIPSRSQLTLDFHVKECSGVNFLEHVQAKITLSASRRGDLEITLTSPQGTKSTLLAKRPHDNSKTGFQQWPFMSVHTWGERPHGTWTLEVHNEGRYVGRAILHEWSLIFYGTGTLPDPTEFALYSSITGSGINPKFPKKPVVKTSNYSRNGLNVVGLKAKNSKFVKQQLQQQLQQQLQQGQNGGLNQAYIQQNQTAKKSKVRGQHKNGKSTNKPTVRPTVQSLRGLTFSRIAPPSKPRVSGSNVTAGHSSNPSNSNGNTTPKSIVEPVVKLTTQQPKQQQVIDAVTSTSSLQRGLILMEPAAKAATNKVPVVFQQYPKIQQLYPLYPVYPGVRGVNQHATRAKGLDLLQDEQFDTRNLQLTDKASLTEWGLVFYGTETALKFDEDLDKDKPIAPIEVEDIPHNRAGSEDKKPVDTEGEGSSWRQQVDMISHPEVQKPTTENHTSKACKSFDSNGCLECKVGWYILEGRCVQSCPGNTYVDHDSRNNACIPCHYSCMSCSGPSDIDCTSCHADSNPLPPEMENFQCILKSIDWKTKSTVWFYRMTIVLGFTSVLMIAIVLYLWLSSTRRLDKVFNHGYGYTELSLPADPKDTGDHNLDKYQSESE; translated from the exons cTTTTCGACGATGTGTATCATTTCGACCAAAAATTTGTGGCGAAGCGATCAGCGGAGCCCCATTTGGAAATGCACAGGCGATTGGAGGGAGATCCGAGGGTGCAAATGGTCAAGCAGCAAAGAATATTGTCACGTAGAAAAAGGGATTTTGTGGTAAAACGCGGTCCAGCTAGCTCACGCGCCATCTTGAATGATGACAGATGGCCGCAAATGTGGTACTTG AATCGAGGCAAGGGACTTGACATGAACGTCCAGGGTGCTTGGGCCGATGGAATTACTGGGCATGGTGTCGTTGTCACTATTTTGGATGATGGACTGGAAAAAGATCATCCTGATATCTACAGTAATTAT GATCCACAAGCGAGTTATGATGTAAACAGCTTCGACGATGATCCTATGCCGCGATATGACTACCTCAACAGCAATCGTCACGGTACCAGATGTGCCGGAGAAGTTGCTGCAACAGCGAATAATTCTTTTTGTGCCGTTGGGGTTGCTTACGGCGCTGGAGTTGGGG gagtAAGAATGTTGGATGGTGAAGTGACGGATGCTGTTGAAGCCAGATCTTTAAGTTTCAACGCCCAACACATAGATATCTACAGCGCATCCTGGGGTCCGGACGATGACGGGAAAACAGTAGATGGCCCTGGAGAACTTGCTACCCGAGCTTTCATTGAAGGCATCACTAAG GGTCGCAGCGGTAAAGGCTCGATATTCGTGTGGGCGTCGGGTAATGGAGGTCGCGAACATGACAACTGCAATTGTGATGGTTATACAAATAGTATTTGGACACTGTCAATTAGTAGCGCAACTGAAAATGGTTTAGTGCCGTGGTACAGCGAGGCATGTTCATCAACTCTCGCTACTGCCTACAGTTCCGGTTCACTGGGAGAAAAACAAATCGTAACTATTGATTTAAATCATCAGTGCACAAGCAGTCATACCGGTACCTCAGCATCAGCCCCAATTGCCGCGGGAATTTGTGCATTAGCTCTCGAAGCCAACCGAGATCTTACGTGGCGCGATATGCAGCACATAGTCGTAAGAACCGCTAAGCCGGCTAATTTAATTGCCGCTGATTGGACCATTAACGGTGTTGGCAGAAATG TTAGCCACAGTTTCGGCTATGGCTTAATGGACGCAACCGCAATGGTTCAACTTGCCAAAAAGTGGCAGACCGTTCCGGAACAACATAAGTGTGAAATGTTAGCGCCACACAAAAATAG atCAATTCCATCGCGTAGTCAATTGACCCTAGATTTCCATGTAAAAGAATGCAGCGGTGTCAACTTTTTAGAGCACGTTCag GCAAAAATAACATTGTCAGCGTCAAGAAGAGGAGATCTCGAGATAACACTGACATCTCCGCAAGGAACTAAAAGCACTTTGCTCGCTAAGCGACCACACGATAATTCAAAAACAGGATTCCAACAATGGCCATTCATGTCGGTACATACATGGGGTGAACGTCCACACGGTACGTGGACTTTGGAGGTTCACAATGAGGGTCGATATGTTG GTCGTGCGATACTTCACGAATGGTCGTTGATATTCTACGGTACAGGAACACTGCCCGACCCAACGGAGTTCGCGCTCTACAGCAGCATAACCGGTAGCGGAATTAACCCGAAATTTCCTAAAAAGCCAGTCGTTAAAACGTCTAATTACTCACGCAACGGGCTCAATGTCGTCGGGCTTAAAGCCAAGAACAGCAAGTTTGTTAAGCAACAGCTCCAACAACAGTTGCAACAACAACTACAGCAGGGCCAGAATGGTGGATTAAATCAGGCGTACATCCAGCAGAATCAAACTGCTAAAAAAAGCAAAGTACGTGGGCAACATAAAAATGGTAAATCAACAAATAAACCGACAGTACGGCCCACTGTACAAAGCTTACGTGGATTAACATTTAGTCGCATTGCTCCTCCATCTAAGCCCCGTGTTAGCGGTAGCAATGTCACCGCCGGACACAGTTCCAACCCCAGCAATAGCAACGGCAACACTACACCCAAATCAATTGTAGAACCGGTTGTTAAACTGACAACCCAGCAGCCGAAACAGCAGCAAGTTATCGACGCTGTGACATCAACTTCCTCCCTCCAGAGAGGGTTAATTCTGATGGAACCCGCGGCCAAAGCCGCGACTAACAAAGTTCCAGTGGTGTTCCAGCAGTATCCCAAAATCCAGCAGCTGTACCCGCTCTACCCGGTCTATCCCGGCGTGAGGGGCGTTAATCAACATGCCACCCGCGCTAAAGGCCTCGATCTGCTCCAAGACGAGCAGTTTGACACCAGAAATCTCCAACTCACTGACAAGG cgAGCCTAACAGAATGGGGCCTGGTGTTCTACGGCACAGAAACAGCCTTAAAGTTCGACGAGGACCTGGACAAAGACAAGCCGATCGCGCCGATAGAAGTCGAAGATATACCGCACAACAGAGCTGGCTCGGAGGATAAGAAGCCGGTAGACACCGAGGGCGAGGGTAGTTCGTGGAGACAACAGGTGGATATGATATCGCATCCCGAGGTGCAGAAGCCTACGACTGAAAACCACACGAGCAAAGCGTGTAAGAGCTTTGACTCCAACGGGTGCCTAG AATGCAAAGTCGGCTGGTACATCCTGGAAGGCCGATGTGTACAGTCATGTCCTGGAAACACGTACGTGGACCACGATTCCAGAAATAATGCCTGTATTCCGTGTCATTACTCTTGTATGAGCTGTTCGGGGCCTTCAGATATCGATTGCACATCATGCCACGCGGATTCAAATCCTCTTCCTCCGGAAATGGAGAACTTTCAATGCATTTTGAAGTCTATCGACTGGAAGACCAAATCAACTGTGTGGTTTTACCGAATGACTATTGTGCTAGGATTTACCTCCGTTCTTATGATTGCAATTGTCCTTTATTTATGGCTTTCTTCGACCAGGAGACTTGACAAGGTTTTTAATCACGGGTACGGATACACCGAGTTGTCTCTTCCTGCTGATCCCAAAGATACTGGCGATCACAATCTTGACAAATATCAGTCTGAAAGcgagtaa
- the LOC123259514 gene encoding furin-like protease 1, isoforms 1/1-X/2 isoform X2, with amino-acid sequence MCNIFNLNKWIVSVGLLLLVTVDNGTRAYSNQWIAEIYGGPAVAQQVASEHGFHYRHQLFDDVYHFDQKFVAKRSAEPHLEMHRRLEGDPRVQMVKQQRILSRRKRDFVVKRGPASSRAILNDDRWPQMWYLNRGKGLDMNVQGAWADGITGHGVVVTILDDGLEKDHPDIYSNYDPQASYDVNSFDDDPMPRYDYLNSNRHGTRCAGEVAATANNSFCAVGVAYGAGVGGVRMLDGEVTDAVEARSLSFNAQHIDIYSASWGPDDDGKTVDGPGELATRAFIEGITKGRSGKGSIFVWASGNGGREHDNCNCDGYTNSIWTLSISSATENGLVPWYSEACSSTLATAYSSGSLGEKQIVTIDLNHQCTSSHTGTSASAPIAAGICALALEANRDLTWRDMQHIVVRTAKPANLIAADWTINGVGRNVSHSFGYGLMDATAMVQLAKKWQTVPEQHKCEMLAPHKNRSIPSRSQLTLDFHVKECSGVNFLEHVQAKITLSASRRGDLEITLTSPQGTKSTLLAKRPHDNSKTGFQQWPFMSVHTWGERPHGTWTLEVHNEGRYVGRAILHEWSLIFYGTGTLPDPTEFALYSSITGSGINPKFPKKPVVKTSNYSRNGLNVVGLKAKNSKFVKQQLQQQLQQQLQQGQNGGLNQAYIQQNQTAKKSKVRGQHKNGKSTNKPTVRPTVQSLRGLTFSRIAPPSKPRVSGSNVTAGHSSNPSNSNGNTTPKSIVEPVVKLTTQQPKQQQVIDAVTSTSSLQRGLILMEPAAKAATNKVPVVFQQYPKIQQLYPLYPVYPGVRGVNQHATRAKGLDLLQDEQFDTRNLQLTDKASLTEWGLVFYGTETALKFDEDLDKDKPIAPIEVEDIPHNRAGSEDKKPVDTEGEGSSWRQQVDMISHPEVQKPTTENHTSKACKSFDSNGCLVDYFSLRNYSSTSRTTNSP; translated from the exons cTTTTCGACGATGTGTATCATTTCGACCAAAAATTTGTGGCGAAGCGATCAGCGGAGCCCCATTTGGAAATGCACAGGCGATTGGAGGGAGATCCGAGGGTGCAAATGGTCAAGCAGCAAAGAATATTGTCACGTAGAAAAAGGGATTTTGTGGTAAAACGCGGTCCAGCTAGCTCACGCGCCATCTTGAATGATGACAGATGGCCGCAAATGTGGTACTTG AATCGAGGCAAGGGACTTGACATGAACGTCCAGGGTGCTTGGGCCGATGGAATTACTGGGCATGGTGTCGTTGTCACTATTTTGGATGATGGACTGGAAAAAGATCATCCTGATATCTACAGTAATTAT GATCCACAAGCGAGTTATGATGTAAACAGCTTCGACGATGATCCTATGCCGCGATATGACTACCTCAACAGCAATCGTCACGGTACCAGATGTGCCGGAGAAGTTGCTGCAACAGCGAATAATTCTTTTTGTGCCGTTGGGGTTGCTTACGGCGCTGGAGTTGGGG gagtAAGAATGTTGGATGGTGAAGTGACGGATGCTGTTGAAGCCAGATCTTTAAGTTTCAACGCCCAACACATAGATATCTACAGCGCATCCTGGGGTCCGGACGATGACGGGAAAACAGTAGATGGCCCTGGAGAACTTGCTACCCGAGCTTTCATTGAAGGCATCACTAAG GGTCGCAGCGGTAAAGGCTCGATATTCGTGTGGGCGTCGGGTAATGGAGGTCGCGAACATGACAACTGCAATTGTGATGGTTATACAAATAGTATTTGGACACTGTCAATTAGTAGCGCAACTGAAAATGGTTTAGTGCCGTGGTACAGCGAGGCATGTTCATCAACTCTCGCTACTGCCTACAGTTCCGGTTCACTGGGAGAAAAACAAATCGTAACTATTGATTTAAATCATCAGTGCACAAGCAGTCATACCGGTACCTCAGCATCAGCCCCAATTGCCGCGGGAATTTGTGCATTAGCTCTCGAAGCCAACCGAGATCTTACGTGGCGCGATATGCAGCACATAGTCGTAAGAACCGCTAAGCCGGCTAATTTAATTGCCGCTGATTGGACCATTAACGGTGTTGGCAGAAATG TTAGCCACAGTTTCGGCTATGGCTTAATGGACGCAACCGCAATGGTTCAACTTGCCAAAAAGTGGCAGACCGTTCCGGAACAACATAAGTGTGAAATGTTAGCGCCACACAAAAATAG atCAATTCCATCGCGTAGTCAATTGACCCTAGATTTCCATGTAAAAGAATGCAGCGGTGTCAACTTTTTAGAGCACGTTCag GCAAAAATAACATTGTCAGCGTCAAGAAGAGGAGATCTCGAGATAACACTGACATCTCCGCAAGGAACTAAAAGCACTTTGCTCGCTAAGCGACCACACGATAATTCAAAAACAGGATTCCAACAATGGCCATTCATGTCGGTACATACATGGGGTGAACGTCCACACGGTACGTGGACTTTGGAGGTTCACAATGAGGGTCGATATGTTG GTCGTGCGATACTTCACGAATGGTCGTTGATATTCTACGGTACAGGAACACTGCCCGACCCAACGGAGTTCGCGCTCTACAGCAGCATAACCGGTAGCGGAATTAACCCGAAATTTCCTAAAAAGCCAGTCGTTAAAACGTCTAATTACTCACGCAACGGGCTCAATGTCGTCGGGCTTAAAGCCAAGAACAGCAAGTTTGTTAAGCAACAGCTCCAACAACAGTTGCAACAACAACTACAGCAGGGCCAGAATGGTGGATTAAATCAGGCGTACATCCAGCAGAATCAAACTGCTAAAAAAAGCAAAGTACGTGGGCAACATAAAAATGGTAAATCAACAAATAAACCGACAGTACGGCCCACTGTACAAAGCTTACGTGGATTAACATTTAGTCGCATTGCTCCTCCATCTAAGCCCCGTGTTAGCGGTAGCAATGTCACCGCCGGACACAGTTCCAACCCCAGCAATAGCAACGGCAACACTACACCCAAATCAATTGTAGAACCGGTTGTTAAACTGACAACCCAGCAGCCGAAACAGCAGCAAGTTATCGACGCTGTGACATCAACTTCCTCCCTCCAGAGAGGGTTAATTCTGATGGAACCCGCGGCCAAAGCCGCGACTAACAAAGTTCCAGTGGTGTTCCAGCAGTATCCCAAAATCCAGCAGCTGTACCCGCTCTACCCGGTCTATCCCGGCGTGAGGGGCGTTAATCAACATGCCACCCGCGCTAAAGGCCTCGATCTGCTCCAAGACGAGCAGTTTGACACCAGAAATCTCCAACTCACTGACAAGG cgAGCCTAACAGAATGGGGCCTGGTGTTCTACGGCACAGAAACAGCCTTAAAGTTCGACGAGGACCTGGACAAAGACAAGCCGATCGCGCCGATAGAAGTCGAAGATATACCGCACAACAGAGCTGGCTCGGAGGATAAGAAGCCGGTAGACACCGAGGGCGAGGGTAGTTCGTGGAGACAACAGGTGGATATGATATCGCATCCCGAGGTGCAGAAGCCTACGACTGAAAACCACACGAGCAAAGCGTGTAAGAGCTTTGACTCCAACGGGTGCCTAG TGGATTATTTCAGCCTCCGCAACTACTCTTCTACTTCACGTACAACAAATTCACCCTGA